In Curtobacterium sp. TC1, the following proteins share a genomic window:
- the rplP gene encoding 50S ribosomal protein L16: MLIPRRVKHRKQHHPKRSGQATGGTKVSFGDYGIQALTPAYVTNRQIESARIAMTRHIKRGGKVWINIYPDRPLTKKPAETRMGSGKGSPEWWVANVKPGRVLFELSGVTEDIAREALTRAIHKLPLKARIIKREEGDA; this comes from the coding sequence ATGCTTATTCCCCGTCGAGTCAAGCACCGCAAGCAGCACCACCCGAAGCGTTCGGGTCAGGCAACCGGTGGTACCAAGGTCAGCTTCGGCGACTACGGCATCCAGGCCCTCACCCCGGCGTACGTGACCAACCGTCAGATCGAGTCCGCTCGTATCGCCATGACGCGTCACATCAAGCGTGGCGGCAAGGTCTGGATCAACATCTACCCGGACCGTCCGCTCACGAAGAAGCCGGCTGAGACCCGCATGGGTTCCGGTAAGGGCTCGCCCGAGTGGTGGGTCGCCAACGTCAAGCCGGGTCGTGTGCTCTTCGAGCTCTCCGGCGTCACCGAGGACATCGCCCGTGAGGCGCTGACCCGTGCAATCCACAAGCTGCCCCTCAAGGCACGCATCATCAAGCGCGAGGAGGGCGACGCATAA
- the rpmC gene encoding 50S ribosomal protein L29, giving the protein MAIGSKELRPTELDTFENERLADELKKAKEELFNLRFQSATGQLESHGRLRAVKRDIARIYTVLRERELGIRATPAPVETATKAKKTTKKADKPAESTEAETAEEK; this is encoded by the coding sequence ATGGCGATCGGTTCCAAGGAGCTCCGTCCGACGGAGCTCGACACGTTCGAGAACGAGCGTCTCGCTGACGAGCTGAAGAAGGCCAAGGAGGAACTCTTCAACCTCCGCTTCCAGTCGGCCACCGGCCAGCTGGAGAGCCACGGTCGTCTCCGTGCCGTCAAGCGCGACATCGCACGCATCTACACCGTCCTCCGCGAGCGCGAGCTCGGCATCCGTGCCACTCCCGCGCCCGTCGAGACCGCCACCAAGGCCAAGAAGACGACGAAGAAGGCTGACAAGCCGGCTGAGTCGACCGAGGCCGAGACCGCC
- the rplV gene encoding 50S ribosomal protein L22: protein MVESIARVRHIRVTPQKARRVIELIRGKQAHEALAILKFAPQGASEPVYKLVASAIANARVKADSTNSFLDERDLYVSRVFVDEGTTLKRFQPRAQGRAFRINKRTSHITVVLATPEEAEAAATSKKASN, encoded by the coding sequence ATGGTGGAGTCGATCGCACGCGTGCGACACATCCGCGTCACGCCTCAGAAGGCCCGTCGCGTCATCGAGCTGATCCGCGGCAAGCAGGCCCACGAGGCGCTCGCCATCCTGAAGTTCGCCCCCCAGGGCGCTTCGGAGCCCGTGTACAAGCTGGTCGCCTCGGCGATCGCGAACGCCCGGGTGAAGGCTGACTCGACGAACAGCTTCCTCGACGAGCGCGACCTCTACGTGAGCCGCGTCTTCGTCGACGAGGGTACGACCCTGAAGCGGTTCCAGCCGCGCGCCCAGGGCCGGGCCTTCCGCATCAACAAGCGCACCAGCCACATCACGGTCGTCCTCGCGACGCCGGAAGAGGCCGAGGCTGCCGCGACGAGCAAGAAGGCGAGCAACTAA
- the rplB gene encoding 50S ribosomal protein L2, with translation MAIRNYKPTTPGRRGSSVADFAEITRSTPEKSLLRPLPKTGGRNSSGRITTRHIGGGHKRQYRVIDFRRSDKDGVDAKVAHIEYDPNRTARIALLHYVDGTKRYIIAPNKLKQGDVIEQGPGADIKPGNNLPLRNIPVGTVVHAIELRPGGGAKMARSAGASVRLVAKDGPYAQLRLPSGEVRNVDARCRATIGEVGNAEQSNINWGKAGRMRWKGVRPTVRGVAMNPVDHPHGGGEGKTSGGRHPVSPWGQAEGRTRKPNKPSDKLIVRRRNAGKKRK, from the coding sequence TCGGTCGCCGACTTCGCTGAGATCACCCGTTCGACTCCGGAGAAGTCCCTGCTTCGTCCGCTGCCGAAGACCGGTGGTCGCAACAGCTCCGGCCGCATCACCACGCGTCACATCGGTGGCGGCCACAAGCGCCAGTACCGCGTGATCGACTTCCGTCGCTCCGACAAGGACGGCGTGGACGCCAAGGTCGCTCACATCGAGTACGACCCCAACCGCACTGCGCGCATCGCGCTCCTGCACTACGTGGACGGCACGAAGCGGTACATCATCGCGCCGAACAAGCTCAAGCAGGGCGACGTCATCGAGCAGGGCCCCGGCGCCGACATCAAGCCCGGCAACAACCTGCCGCTGCGCAACATCCCCGTGGGTACCGTCGTGCACGCCATTGAGCTCCGCCCCGGTGGCGGCGCGAAGATGGCCCGCTCGGCCGGCGCCTCGGTGCGTCTCGTCGCCAAGGACGGCCCCTACGCGCAGCTCCGTCTGCCGTCGGGCGAGGTCCGCAACGTCGACGCACGCTGCCGCGCCACGATCGGCGAGGTCGGCAACGCCGAGCAGTCGAACATCAACTGGGGCAAGGCCGGCCGCATGCGCTGGAAGGGCGTCCGCCCGACCGTGCGTGGTGTCGCGATGAACCCGGTCGACCACCCGCACGGTGGTGGCGAGGGCAAGACCTCCGGTGGTCGTCACCCGGTCAGCCCCTGGGGCCAGGCCGAGGGTCGCACGCGCAAGCCGAACAAGCCGAGCGACAAGCTCATCGTCCGTCGCCGTAACGCCGGCAAGAAGCGCAAGTAG
- the rpsS gene encoding 30S ribosomal protein S19 gives MPRSLKKGPFVDEHLLRKVVTQNEANTKNVIRTWSRRSMIVPNMLGHTIAVHDGRKHIPVFVTESMVGHKLGEFAPTRTFRGHVKDDKKGRRR, from the coding sequence ATGCCACGCAGTCTGAAGAAGGGCCCCTTCGTCGACGAGCACCTGCTCCGCAAGGTCGTCACGCAGAACGAGGCCAACACCAAGAACGTGATCCGTACGTGGTCGCGTCGGTCGATGATCGTCCCGAACATGCTCGGGCACACCATCGCCGTGCACGACGGCCGCAAGCACATCCCGGTGTTCGTCACCGAGTCGATGGTCGGTCACAAGCTCGGCGAGTTCGCGCCGACCCGCACCTTCCGTGGTCACGTGAAGGACGACAAGAAGGGCCGTCGCCGCTAA
- the rpsC gene encoding 30S ribosomal protein S3, translated as MGQKVNPYGFRLGITTDHVSHWFTDSKKAGQRYADYVAEDIKVREYLKKTLDRAGVARIELERTRDRVRVDIHTARPGIVIGRRGAEAERVRGELEKLTKKQIQLNILEVKNPETEAQLVAQGIAEQLSARVAFRRAMRKGLQGAQRAGAKGVRIQVSGRLGGAEMSRSEFYREGRVPLHTLRANIDYGFYEARTTFGRIGVKVWIYKGDITNKELAREQANQRSSRPERRGGPRGERGDRGGDRRGGDRGDRRPQQAPQDAPAGAGVEA; from the coding sequence ATGGGCCAGAAGGTCAACCCGTACGGCTTCCGTCTCGGGATCACGACGGACCACGTCTCGCACTGGTTCACCGACAGCAAGAAGGCCGGTCAGCGCTACGCCGACTACGTGGCCGAGGACATCAAGGTGCGCGAGTACCTGAAGAAGACCCTCGACCGCGCCGGTGTCGCCCGCATCGAGCTCGAGCGCACCCGTGACCGTGTCCGCGTGGACATCCACACGGCGCGTCCGGGCATCGTCATCGGCCGCCGCGGCGCCGAGGCGGAGCGCGTTCGCGGTGAGCTCGAGAAGCTCACCAAGAAGCAGATCCAGCTGAACATCCTCGAGGTCAAGAACCCCGAGACCGAGGCCCAGCTCGTCGCGCAGGGCATCGCCGAGCAGCTCTCCGCTCGTGTCGCGTTCCGTCGCGCCATGCGCAAGGGCCTGCAGGGTGCACAGCGCGCCGGCGCCAAGGGTGTCCGCATCCAGGTGTCGGGTCGTCTCGGCGGCGCCGAGATGTCCCGTTCGGAGTTCTACCGCGAAGGCCGTGTGCCGCTGCACACCCTCCGTGCGAACATCGACTACGGCTTCTACGAGGCCCGGACCACGTTCGGCCGCATCGGCGTGAAGGTCTGGATCTACAAGGGCGACATCACGAACAAGGAGCTCGCTCGCGAGCAGGCGAACCAGCGTTCGTCGCGCCCCGAGCGTCGTGGCGGCCCGCGCGGTGAGCGTGGCGACCGTGGCGGCGACCGTCGTGGCGGCGACCGCGGTGACCGCCGCCCGCAGCAGGCCCCGCAGGACGCGCCGGCCGGCGCAGGAGTTGAGGCGTAA